From the Candidatus Caldatribacterium sp. genome, one window contains:
- the greA gene encoding transcription elongation factor GreA — protein sequence MQKKEDGKIRLTREGYQKLEEELRYLKTVKRKEIADKISHALSFGDLSENAEYEAAKNEQAFIEGRILALEEKLRRAEIVDEEYAEEGADRVRLGVRVVLENLDKGKIVEYAIVDSVEADPSAQKISFESPLAQALIGRTRGEVVEVKVPAGVVRYRIVDIRGRD from the coding sequence ATGCAGAAGAAAGAGGATGGAAAGATTCGCTTGACTCGGGAGGGATACCAGAAGCTTGAAGAAGAGCTCCGCTATTTGAAAACGGTCAAGCGGAAGGAAATCGCGGATAAAATCAGCCATGCGCTTTCTTTTGGAGACTTGAGCGAGAACGCCGAGTACGAGGCAGCTAAAAATGAGCAGGCCTTCATCGAAGGTCGCATCCTCGCCCTTGAAGAGAAGCTCCGTCGAGCAGAGATTGTTGATGAAGAGTACGCCGAAGAGGGCGCAGACCGTGTCCGTCTCGGGGTGAGGGTTGTCCTTGAGAACCTGGACAAAGGGAAGATCGTAGAGTATGCCATCGTGGATTCTGTGGAAGCAGATCCCTCGGCACAGAAGATTTCCTTTGAATCTCCTCTTGCCCAGGCGCTCATCGGGCGCACAAGGGGCGAAGTGGTGGAGGTTAAAGTTCCTGCAGGGGTTGTACGGTACCGCATCGTGGATATTCGTGGGAGAGATTAG
- the lysS gene encoding lysine--tRNA ligase, which produces MEVATNEKLEKLQELRSLGIEPYDGRFEKTHTVSAIRTEEEFLVQNGVKVRTAGRIMAIRRHGKALFADLQDHTGRIQIYVKRDVLGEDRFAVFRVIDVGDLLGVEGEVFRTHAGELTVLVRDFVFLGKCLRPLPEKWHGLKDVEVRYRKRYLDLIMNPQVREIFLLRSRLVREIRAFLDARGFVEVETPMMQVIPGGALARPFKTFHNALGMELYLRIAPELFLKRLVVGGFEKVYEINRNFRNEGISVRHNPEFTMLELYEAYGNYETMMELCEELIASVVFKLLGRYTVTYQGMVIDFTPPWRRLVLPEAIFEKTGIRILEDPLEVMRERAKALGMAFEDTWDRGKFVNELLEKFVQPELVHPTFVLDYPVEISPLAKAKKDDPRLAERFELFIGREEIGNAYSELNDPFEQRRRFEEQTRKKAKGDLEAHSIDEDYIEALEYGMPPTGGLGIGIDRLVMLLTDSPSIREVILFPLLRPLGD; this is translated from the coding sequence GTGGAAGTTGCGACAAACGAGAAATTGGAAAAGCTTCAGGAACTCAGGAGTCTCGGCATAGAGCCGTACGATGGTCGTTTTGAGAAAACCCATACGGTTTCTGCTATCCGGACCGAGGAAGAGTTCCTCGTACAGAACGGCGTAAAGGTTCGGACAGCGGGAAGAATCATGGCCATCCGGAGGCACGGTAAGGCCCTCTTTGCCGATCTCCAGGACCACACGGGACGAATCCAGATATACGTGAAGAGAGACGTCCTGGGAGAGGATCGCTTTGCCGTCTTTCGGGTCATCGATGTGGGAGACCTCCTGGGGGTGGAAGGAGAGGTCTTTCGGACGCATGCCGGAGAGCTGACGGTTCTTGTGCGTGACTTTGTCTTCCTTGGGAAGTGCCTCCGGCCTCTTCCTGAGAAGTGGCATGGCCTGAAGGATGTGGAGGTTCGTTACCGCAAGCGGTACCTTGACCTCATCATGAATCCTCAGGTCCGGGAGATTTTTCTTCTCCGTTCCCGCCTCGTCCGGGAGATTCGGGCTTTCCTCGATGCCCGGGGTTTCGTGGAAGTTGAAACCCCCATGATGCAGGTTATCCCTGGAGGAGCCCTTGCCCGACCCTTCAAGACTTTCCACAACGCCCTGGGGATGGAACTCTACCTCCGCATTGCTCCTGAGCTCTTCCTGAAACGCCTCGTGGTGGGAGGATTTGAAAAAGTTTACGAAATCAACCGGAATTTCCGAAACGAGGGGATTTCTGTTCGCCACAATCCTGAGTTCACCATGCTTGAGCTCTATGAGGCGTACGGGAACTACGAGACCATGATGGAGCTCTGTGAAGAGCTCATTGCTTCGGTGGTCTTCAAGCTCCTTGGAAGGTACACGGTGACTTACCAGGGTATGGTTATTGATTTTACGCCTCCCTGGAGGCGCCTTGTGCTTCCGGAGGCCATCTTTGAGAAAACGGGCATTCGCATCCTTGAGGACCCTCTTGAAGTCATGCGGGAGAGAGCAAAAGCCCTGGGCATGGCTTTCGAGGACACCTGGGACCGGGGCAAATTCGTGAACGAGCTTCTTGAGAAATTTGTGCAACCAGAGCTCGTGCATCCTACCTTTGTGCTCGATTACCCGGTGGAGATCTCACCCCTTGCAAAGGCGAAAAAGGACGACCCTCGTCTTGCGGAGCGTTTCGAGCTCTTCATCGGGCGGGAAGAAATTGGGAATGCGTACAGCGAGCTCAACGATCCCTTTGAGCAGAGGAGGCGCTTCGAAGAGCAGACAAGGAAAAAGGCAAAAGGGGATCTCGAGGCCCACTCCATTGATGAAGATTACATCGAAGCCTTAGAGTACGGGATGCCTCCTACAGGAGGGCTTGGTATTGGTATTGATCGACTCGTCATGCTCCTTACGGATTCCCCGTCCATTCGGGAGGTTATACTCTTTCCCCTCCTCCGACCCCTTGGAGATTGA
- a CDS encoding CtsR family transcriptional regulator translates to MYSLCDTIERYIMRLIESSPDQVVTIQRGKLASEFDCAPSQINYVLATRFSVFRGFIVESRRGGSGYVRIRKIPIDRIEPIVAYLEEYERQLKESDVEDLLSWLERENFITHRESELMKAAMIRALEKVDDLGIPPGAERNQLRSRILKEMLLQVLSWGK, encoded by the coding sequence ATGTACTCCCTCTGTGATACCATAGAGCGGTACATCATGCGCCTCATCGAGAGTTCTCCGGACCAGGTGGTCACCATTCAGCGAGGGAAGCTGGCAAGTGAGTTCGATTGCGCTCCGTCACAGATCAACTACGTTTTAGCTACTCGTTTCAGTGTTTTCCGGGGATTCATTGTTGAGAGCCGGCGTGGAGGAAGCGGCTACGTTCGCATCAGGAAAATTCCCATCGACCGGATAGAGCCAATCGTCGCGTACCTTGAGGAGTACGAACGGCAGCTCAAGGAAAGCGATGTGGAGGACCTTTTGAGCTGGCTTGAGCGAGAGAACTTCATCACCCACCGTGAGAGCGAGCTCATGAAGGCGGCAATGATCAGGGCTTTGGAAAAGGTAGACGATCTCGGCATTCCTCCTGGGGCGGAGCGGAACCAGCTTCGCTCGAGAATTCTCAAAGAAATGCTCTTGCAGGTCCTGAGCTGGGGGAAATAG
- a CDS encoding extracellular solute-binding protein has protein sequence MKKLIGLVVAALLVLGSAVVFAEVANPEWWQKAAEPYKGVVIRGISESTPPSKAMVEIAAPEFEKLTGIKVEFEVTSWDEMYNKSIQDLQTGAGIYDFIYVEQDIIYAYLAQNWLTNLTPFIQNSAITEPNFDLDDFTSFINYFKDEKGDLYAVPFEAFLKSYIYRKDLFEDPEIQKAFKEKYGYDLAVPVTWEQYTDIAKFFTEYGKEKGIELYGHIAQAKTHPCVAYEMCESIWPAWGIYNWGINLEKMRASVENGGTLNSDQAKKAFRWYVDMLQYAPPRVRTYTWDETAAVFGAGKVAQGLIYLENLGWLAQDETRSAVIGKIGVALPPTAPGVLDEAKAGKGYIGYYDGGALGIPHSAKNKEAAWLFIQWCARKEWQPEFARLATRVVRKSTFEDPMIKELDAKMGGYFTLLKDYGYLFAGAPALPMHRPLNELYLKWISKAVAGEVSPEEALDNLAKEVDAMMEELGY, from the coding sequence TCAGGGGAATTTCTGAGAGTACGCCTCCTTCAAAGGCGATGGTCGAAATCGCAGCTCCGGAGTTTGAGAAGCTCACCGGCATTAAGGTTGAGTTCGAGGTAACCTCCTGGGACGAGATGTACAATAAGTCCATCCAGGACCTCCAGACGGGTGCGGGAATCTACGATTTCATCTACGTTGAGCAGGACATCATCTACGCCTACCTTGCCCAGAACTGGTTGACGAACCTCACTCCTTTCATCCAAAACTCGGCCATCACCGAGCCCAACTTTGATCTCGATGACTTCACAAGCTTCATCAACTACTTCAAGGACGAGAAGGGCGACCTCTACGCCGTTCCGTTTGAAGCCTTCCTGAAGTCCTACATCTACCGGAAGGACCTCTTTGAGGATCCTGAGATCCAGAAAGCCTTCAAGGAGAAGTACGGGTACGACCTTGCGGTTCCCGTAACCTGGGAGCAGTACACGGACATCGCCAAGTTCTTCACCGAGTACGGGAAGGAGAAGGGCATCGAGCTCTACGGGCACATTGCTCAGGCCAAGACTCACCCTTGTGTGGCCTACGAGATGTGCGAGAGCATCTGGCCAGCCTGGGGCATCTACAACTGGGGTATTAACCTTGAGAAGATGCGGGCAAGCGTCGAGAACGGTGGAACCTTAAACAGCGACCAGGCTAAGAAGGCCTTCCGCTGGTACGTGGACATGCTCCAGTACGCACCTCCGAGAGTCCGCACCTACACCTGGGATGAGACCGCTGCTGTTTTCGGTGCCGGAAAAGTTGCCCAGGGACTCATCTACCTTGAGAACCTCGGCTGGCTTGCCCAGGACGAGACCCGTTCGGCAGTGATCGGTAAAATCGGCGTTGCCCTTCCACCGACAGCACCGGGAGTTCTTGATGAAGCGAAGGCCGGCAAGGGGTACATCGGCTACTACGATGGTGGTGCCCTTGGTATCCCGCACAGCGCCAAGAACAAAGAAGCAGCCTGGCTCTTCATCCAGTGGTGCGCCCGGAAGGAGTGGCAGCCCGAGTTTGCCCGTTTGGCCACAAGAGTCGTTCGTAAGTCCACCTTTGAGGATCCAATGATCAAGGAACTCGACGCCAAGATGGGCGGCTACTTCACCCTCCTCAAGGATTACGGTTACCTCTTTGCCGGTGCTCCGGCTCTGCCCATGCACCGTCCGCTGAACGAGCTCTACCTCAAGTGGATTTCGAAAGCCGTTGCCGGAGAAGTTTCGCCTGAGGAGGCCCTCGACAACCTGGCCAAGGAAGTCGACGCTATGATGGAAGAACTCGGGTACTGA
- a CDS encoding fucose isomerase, translating to MAQTLGVIVGNRGFFPDELAREGREKVLAILEDMGFDVVTLSTEDTKFGTVETFEDAEKCARLFDQYRKEISGIIVTLPNFGDEKGVAYAIRLSGLNVPVLVHAFPDRTNLLDVKHRRDSFCGKLSVCNNLRQFGIPFSLTTYHTEDPDTETFRKDIEWFAGVCRVVQGFKNLKAGAIGARPNAFNTVRFSEKILERHGISVEVADLSEIIGACERLGDTDSKVREKLAEIKGYLDTSSVPEEALVKIAKLAVVLDEWIAQTGVRLVAIQCWTSIEENFGIMPCTAMSMLSERLIPAACEVDLTGALGMYALQLASGKPSALVDWNNNFDDPDKAILFHCSNFPKSLLQGIRMGYGDIISSTLPKEKTYGTCYGTIPQGPVTLSRLATDDTTGSIVAYIAEGEITPDKVETFGGIGVVKIEGLQELLVFLCENGFEHHVAINLAHVGEILAEAFDKYLGFDTYWHNVE from the coding sequence ATGGCCCAGACTCTTGGAGTTATCGTTGGCAACCGTGGGTTTTTCCCTGATGAGCTTGCTCGAGAAGGCCGAGAAAAGGTCCTTGCCATCCTCGAAGACATGGGCTTTGACGTTGTAACCCTGAGCACCGAGGATACAAAGTTCGGAACCGTGGAGACTTTTGAAGATGCGGAGAAATGCGCTCGGCTCTTCGACCAGTACCGCAAGGAGATAAGCGGCATCATCGTGACTCTGCCAAATTTTGGGGATGAAAAAGGAGTTGCCTACGCCATTCGCCTCTCCGGGCTCAACGTGCCCGTTCTTGTTCACGCTTTCCCAGACCGAACCAATCTCCTCGATGTAAAGCATCGTCGGGACAGCTTCTGCGGGAAACTTTCGGTCTGCAACAACCTCAGGCAGTTCGGCATCCCCTTCTCCCTCACCACCTACCACACCGAGGACCCGGATACGGAAACCTTCCGCAAGGACATCGAGTGGTTCGCAGGGGTCTGTCGAGTTGTCCAGGGTTTCAAGAATCTCAAGGCTGGGGCGATCGGTGCTCGGCCGAACGCCTTCAACACCGTGCGGTTCTCTGAGAAAATTCTCGAGCGCCACGGGATTTCCGTCGAGGTGGCCGATCTCTCAGAAATCATTGGAGCCTGTGAGCGCCTCGGAGACACCGACTCTAAGGTTCGGGAAAAACTTGCCGAAATCAAGGGGTACCTCGATACCTCCTCTGTTCCTGAGGAGGCTCTGGTGAAGATTGCAAAACTCGCCGTGGTTCTTGATGAGTGGATTGCGCAAACAGGTGTTCGTCTTGTGGCCATCCAGTGCTGGACATCCATCGAGGAGAATTTCGGCATCATGCCCTGCACTGCAATGAGTATGCTGAGCGAGCGCCTGATTCCTGCAGCCTGCGAAGTGGACCTTACCGGAGCTCTTGGCATGTACGCCCTGCAGCTTGCCTCCGGGAAACCTTCAGCGCTTGTGGACTGGAACAATAACTTCGACGACCCGGACAAAGCCATCCTCTTCCACTGCAGCAACTTCCCCAAGTCCCTCCTTCAGGGAATCCGGATGGGCTACGGAGACATCATTTCCTCCACGTTACCGAAGGAGAAAACCTACGGAACCTGCTACGGCACCATCCCCCAGGGTCCGGTGACGCTCTCTCGACTCGCCACCGACGACACGACAGGAAGCATCGTCGCCTACATTGCTGAAGGCGAAATCACCCCGGATAAGGTGGAGACTTTCGGCGGCATCGGTGTTGTGAAAATCGAGGGGCTGCAGGAGCTTTTGGTTTTCCTCTGCGAGAACGGATTCGAGCACCACGTGGCCATAAACCTTGCCCATGTGGGCGAAATTCTTGCCGAGGCCTTCGATAAATACCTCGGGTTTGACACCTACTGGCACAACGTCGAGTGA
- a CDS encoding Gx transporter family protein, whose translation MVSVGFLAGLGTVFHVVEGFLPPPVPLPGAKLGLANVVTLFGLFLLGGREALCISLFRIALGSLLSGTFLGVAFFLSLGGGVSSFAVMYLARKKGASPLWVSVLGALFHNLGQWVVASLYIQSRALFFYLPVLLLFAIPSGILIGYLGAFLLEKRTLWSRVILKT comes from the coding sequence ATTGTATCTGTCGGTTTCCTTGCGGGGCTTGGAACGGTTTTCCACGTTGTTGAAGGTTTCCTTCCCCCGCCAGTTCCCCTTCCAGGCGCGAAGCTCGGCCTTGCCAATGTGGTGACGCTTTTTGGGCTCTTCCTCCTTGGGGGGAGGGAAGCCCTGTGCATTTCCCTCTTCCGTATTGCCCTTGGGAGCCTCCTTTCAGGCACGTTTCTGGGGGTGGCTTTTTTCCTGAGCCTTGGGGGTGGGGTAAGCAGTTTCGCGGTGATGTACCTTGCCAGAAAGAAAGGAGCCTCTCCCCTCTGGGTGAGCGTCCTTGGGGCACTCTTCCACAACCTCGGGCAGTGGGTGGTAGCCTCTCTGTACATCCAAAGCAGAGCTCTCTTCTTCTACCTTCCGGTGCTTTTGCTTTTTGCCATTCCCTCGGGAATTCTCATAGGATACCTCGGTGCCTTCCTCCTTGAGAAGAGGACACTGTGGAGCAGGGTGATTCTGAAAACGTAA
- a CDS encoding sugar ABC transporter permease, translating to MRERKAQVWGLLAPTLFLMFAIGVVPVIYILYLSAFKYNVFSRVGMVYTGFNNFRKLVFDTDFLKSLRLGLTFVALCCGIELPLGLLIANLLTLEFRGKGLFRTIMTLPLAMAPITIGSMWVLLMNPDIGPIPFYLRKLGIEYNIGVNPTQAFFTTVLVDIWHWTPFVVLTFMAGLSALPKQPYEAALVDGAGRWQVFRYITVPLLKPVILTTLFIRIMDTFRVFDEVWMLTSGGPGTATRYVSIHLVRLVLQSMEYGYSSAMSLFLLYLTIVMCWLLMAFISSSQEAA from the coding sequence GTGAGGGAACGCAAGGCACAGGTGTGGGGGCTTCTGGCCCCCACACTCTTTTTAATGTTTGCGATTGGTGTTGTTCCGGTTATCTACATATTGTACTTGAGCGCCTTCAAGTACAACGTGTTCTCCCGTGTGGGCATGGTGTACACTGGTTTCAATAACTTCCGTAAGCTCGTTTTCGACACCGACTTTTTAAAGTCCCTTCGCCTGGGATTGACTTTTGTTGCGCTCTGCTGTGGCATCGAGTTACCCCTTGGGCTTCTTATTGCTAATCTCCTGACGCTTGAGTTCCGGGGGAAGGGGCTTTTCCGAACCATTATGACGCTGCCTCTTGCCATGGCGCCCATAACCATCGGCAGCATGTGGGTGCTCTTGATGAACCCCGATATCGGTCCCATTCCCTTTTACCTGCGAAAGCTTGGTATTGAGTACAACATTGGAGTGAATCCCACCCAGGCCTTTTTCACCACGGTTCTTGTGGATATCTGGCACTGGACGCCTTTCGTCGTTCTGACTTTCATGGCAGGGCTTTCGGCTCTGCCCAAGCAACCGTATGAGGCGGCACTTGTCGATGGAGCAGGTCGCTGGCAGGTCTTTCGGTACATCACCGTGCCCCTCTTGAAGCCCGTCATCCTCACAACGCTTTTCATCCGTATCATGGACACCTTCCGGGTGTTCGATGAGGTCTGGATGCTCACAAGCGGTGGTCCGGGAACGGCAACCCGGTACGTGAGCATTCACTTGGTGCGTCTTGTGCTGCAGTCCATGGAGTACGGTTATAGCTCTGCCATGTCCCTTTTCCTCCTCTACCTGACGATCGTCATGTGCTGGCTCTTGATGGCCTTCATTTCCTCTTCCCAGGAGGCGGCGTAA